Below is a window of Candidatus Cloacimonadota bacterium DNA.
TCATATCATTTGCATTTCGGGGAGAAAATTTGTATCCTGCTGCACTATGATAATCTACAACGCCTTGCATCATATGCCAAGATTCATTAACAACTAAAGTCCCTGCAGGTGGAATGTACATAATATCATCACCCATAGCTTGAATTCCGCTGGTATCGGAAATCTTAAATTGTCCGTAAGAATCTGGAGTGCTTCGTACCTTAACATCATTAAAACGAACAAATACACCCTCATATTTTTCGGAAGAGGAGCTACCATAAGGCATATCTTGTGTGCTTATTGTTGTAACAGGTATGGAGTTATTCTGTGAAATTATCTCATAAGATGTAACGTTTGTAAACTCCGTAAGATTGTAGTATTCGTCAACAGTGCCGGTTAAAAGAACCATATCACCAAGTTCCACGGCATTACTTGTGTTTCTGTGATAAACGTACAATCCGCTCCATTCTCCGCCTAACTGATCTCCTATCCAGAAACCGGTTCCCGCATTGATGGCAGTAACTATGCCTTGCACTTGTACGGTGTGTCCGTTATATGGTGAATCCCCGCTACTGTCTGTTGTATATTGAATATCATAACAGCTAAGCGGGTCTGCCATAATCCCAACAGCAATAGTAAGGGCTAAAATGCTTAGAACTATACCTTTCATTTATATCTCCTTGGTATGAATCTCTTCACTAATATGCTCATTCAGATCTGGTGTTTCGATCATGTGTGCATCTTTTATAAAAATCATATCTATAATAAGAAGGCAAACAGCAATAAAGATGGAGCTATCTGCAATATTAAATATTGGGAAACGCTGCATAATAAAATCTGGGAAATCTACATTGATAAAATCTGTAACACCTCCGAACAAAAAACGGTCGATCAGATTTCCTAGCGCTCCGCCCAAAACCAGACCAAATGCAATCACCTGAATGCGATGAATGCTTTGGTAAAGTAAGTAGAGGATGAAAATGAGAGCTAGAACAGTAGTTATAATAAAGAATATTCTATTGGTTTGATCGCTGGAAAAGCCAATACTGAATGCAGCTCCGGTATTGTTGACTCTGGTTAACATAAAGGTTTCACCAAACACCGATTTCAAAATGGGAATACTTTGATACATATGCATAAATGTTCTTACCAATACCTTCGAAATCTGGTCTAGAATAAGGATCAATCCCATAATCAAGTATGCATAAGAGGTGTTTATATTTCTCATAGATTCTTAACGTTTTTGTTTACGTTTTTTTACTTCCATTTTTTCTTTGCATTCTATGCAAAGCGTGGCGTAAGGAATTATCTGAAGGCGGCTATCAGGGATATTTTCACCACACATTTCGCATAATCCAAAGCTACCATCCTGGATTCGGCGCATAGCGTCGTTAAGCAAGCGTATTTTTTCTCTTTCACTTTCCATCATCATTACTGTGTGTTCCATGTAGTTTGTATCGGAACCTTGATCTGCCTGATGATAAGAATAAGAAGAAAGATCTCCGCTACTTTCGCGAGCTCCCACACTTTGTTCTTTGTTTATGTTTTCGATATACTGCACACTCTCATGAAGTTCTTTAC
It encodes the following:
- the lspA gene encoding signal peptidase II, with product MRNINTSYAYLIMGLILILDQISKVLVRTFMHMYQSIPILKSVFGETFMLTRVNNTGAAFSIGFSSDQTNRIFFIITTVLALIFILYLLYQSIHRIQVIAFGLVLGGALGNLIDRFLFGGVTDFINVDFPDFIMQRFPIFNIADSSIFIAVCLLIIDMIFIKDAHMIETPDLNEHISEEIHTKEI
- a CDS encoding TraR/DksA family transcriptional regulator; translation: MARKTLSTEKLRFYEELIRKELHESVQYIENINKEQSVGARESSGDLSSYSYHQADQGSDTNYMEHTVMMMESEREKIRLLNDAMRRIQDGSFGLCEMCGENIPDSRLQIIPYATLCIECKEKMEVKKRKQKR